One Setaria italica strain Yugu1 chromosome I, Setaria_italica_v2.0, whole genome shotgun sequence DNA window includes the following coding sequences:
- the LOC101769375 gene encoding biotin--protein ligase 2: MPFPVRLTPPSTGAAAAAAAVGAVLAAVALRRYLSTSRPRPSASVTMSALSSCSSTAGAATTLVAYGRSPQDQELLASAAGSVALGEGVSAGEFAVALSYEGAGFDAGAYMGALRARRFGRWMLWSPRIGSTQDLIAQNFAKLPVGVVCVADVQFKGRGRSKNVWESPPGCLMFSFTSQMQDARKLPLMQYVVCLSMTEAIKELCRAKGLPELDVRIKWPNDLYLKGLKVGGILCTSSYEPKVYNICTGIGLNVDNEKPTTCLNAALQEANVISPRLKREDILAYFFNKFENLFEVFSNQGFQALEEQYYNSWLHSGQRVVVQDAHEGQSVDSVVTIQGLTPTGYLYAIGEDGKNYELHPDGNSFDFFTGLVRRKMEA, encoded by the exons ATGCCATTCCCCGTGCGCCTCACGCCGCCGTctaccggcgccgccgcggccgcagccgccgtcggggccgtgctcgccgccgtcgcgctccgCCGCTACCTATCCACTTCCCGCCCTCGGCCATCCGCCTCGGTGACCATGTCCGCgctcagcagctgcagcagcaccgCCGGAGCCGCCACCACGCTCGTGGCGTACGGCAGGTCGCCGCAGGACCAGGAGCTCCTGGCCTCCGCGGCCGGTTCCGTCGCCCTGGGGGAGGGCGTGTCGGCCGGGGAGTTCGCCGTCGCGCTGTCCTATGAGGGCGCGGGGTTCGACGCGGGCGCGTACATGGGGGCGCTCCGGGCGCGGCGGTTCGGGAGGTGGATGCTCTGGTCACCGAGGATTGGCTCCACGCAGGACCTCATCGCACA GAACTTCGCAAAGCTGCCGGTGGGCGTTGTCTGCGTTGCTGACGTGCAGTTCAAAGGGAGAG GACGTTCGAAGAATGTGTGGGAATCACCACCAGGTTGTCTCATGTTCTCTTTCACATCACAGATGCAGGATGCACGGAAGTTGCCCCTTATGCAATATGTTGTCTGCCTTTCTATGACCGAAGCCATCAAGGAACTATGCCGTGCTAAG GGACTGCCAGAACTTGATGTAAGGATAAAGTGGCCTAATGATCTCTATCTGAAAGGATTAAAAGTTGGCGGCATTCTATGTACCTCGTCTTATGAACCAAAAGTCTACAATATCTGTACTG GTATTGGTTTAAATGTTGACAATGAGAAGCCTACCACATGCTTGAATGCTGCACTTCAAGAAGCAAATGTTATATCACCCAGATTGAAACGAGAAGACATACTGGCATACTTCTTCAATAAATTCGAAAATCTTTTTGAGGTCTTCTCGAATCAAG GATTTCAGGCTCTTGAGGAGCAATACTATAACTCATGGCTCCATAG TGGCCAGAGAGTTGTCGTCCAAGATGCACATGAAGGCCAGTCTGTAGACAGTGTCGTCACTATCCAG GGTTTAACACCAACTGGGTACTTGTATGCTATTGGTGAGGATGGCAAAAACTATGAGTTGCACCCAGATGGCAACAG CTTTGATTTCTTTACTGGATTGGTGAGGAGAAAGATGGAAGCTTAG